In Glycine max cultivar Williams 82 chromosome 7, Glycine_max_v4.0, whole genome shotgun sequence, a single window of DNA contains:
- the LOC547523 gene encoding ferric leghemoglobin reductase-2 precursor — protein sequence MAMANLARRKGYAVVLSSRSSLCLTRWRGFASGSDENDVVVIGGGPGGYVAAIKAAQLGLKTTCIEKRGTLGGTCLNVGCIPSKALLHSSHMYHEAKHAFANHGVKFSSVEVDLPAMMAQKDKAVSNLTKGIEGLFKKNKVNYVKGYGKLVSPSEVSVDTTEGGNTVVKGKHIIIATGSDVKSLPGITIDEKKVVSSTGALALTEIPKRLIVIGAGYIGLEMGSVWGRLGSEITVVEFASEIVPTMDAEVRKQFQRSLEKQGMKFKLKTKVVGVDTSGDGVKLTLEPAAGGDQTTLEADVVLVSAGRTPFTAELGLDKIGVETDKIGRILVNERFATNVSGVYAIGDVIPGPMLAHKAEEDGVACVEYIAGKVGHVDYDKVPGVVYTMPEVASVGKTEEQVKELGVEYRVGKFPFLANSRAKAIDNAEGLVKILAEKETDKILGVHIMAPNAGELIHEAAIALQYDASSEDIARVCHAHPTMSEAVKEAAMATYDKPIHI from the exons ATGGCGATGGCAAACTTGGCTCGACGGAAGGGTTACGCCGTCGTTTTGTCGTCGAGGTCGTCGCTTTGTCTGACAAGGTGGAGGGGGTTCGCGTCCGGATCTGACGAAAACGACGTCGTGGTCATCGGCGGCGGTCCCGGCGGCTACGTGGCGGCCATTAAAGCGGCGCAGCTGGGTCTGAAAACCACTTGCATCGAAAAACGTGGCACTCTCGGCGGTACCTGCCTCAACGTCGGATGCATCCCTTCCAAG GCACTTTTGCATTCTTCCCACATGTATCATGAGGCTAAACATGCATTTGCCAACCATGGGGTCAAGTTTTCATCTGTCGAGGTTGATTTGCCAGCCATGatggcccaaaaagataaagcaGTTTCTAATCTTACCAAGGGTATTGAAGGTCTATTCAAGAAAAACAAGGTAAACTATGTCAAAGGTTATGGCAAATTAGTTTCACCATCTGAGGTCTCTGTGGACACCACTGAAGGTGGAAATACTGTTGTGAAAGGCAAGCATATTATAATTGCCACTGGCTCGGATGTGAAATCTCTGCCTGGGATCACTATTGATGAAAAGAAAGTTGTTTCATCAACGGGAGCTCTTGCTTTGACTgaaatccccaagagactcataGTCATTGGGGCAGGCTACATTGGGCTGGAAATGGGCTCAGTATGGGGCCGACTTGGCTCCGAGATAACAGTTGTTGAGTTTGCATCGGAGATTGTTCCAACCATGGATGCGGAGGTCCGGAAGCAGTTTCAGCGTTCTCTTGAGAAGCAAGGCATGAAATTCAAGCTGAAGACTAAGGTGGTTGGAGTTGATACTTCTGGGGATGGTGTGAAGCTAACTCTTGAACCAGCAGCTGGTGGTGATCAGACTACACTTGAAGCAGATGTTGTCCTGGTATCTGCTGGTAGGACCCCATTCACTGCCGAACTTGGGTTGGACAAGATAGGAGTTGAAACTGACAAGATTGGACGGATTTTGGTAAATGAAAGATTTGCCACAAATGTCTCTGGTGTTTATGCAATTGGAGATGTAATTCCAGGCCCAATGTTGGCACACAAGGCGGAAGAAGATGGTGTTGCTTGTGTTGAGTACATAGCTGGTAAGGTTGGTCATGTGGATTATGACAAAGTCCCTGGCGTTGTCTATACAATGCCCGAGGTTGCATCTGTTGGGAAGACAGAGGAGCAGGTGAAGGAACTTGGAGTTGAATACCGTGTTGGCAAGTTCCCATTCCTGGCTAATAGCAGAGCTAAGGCAATTGACAATGCTGAAGGACTGGTGAAGATATTGGCTGAAAAGGAGACAGACAAGATATTGGGAGTGCACATTATGGCGCCCAATGCAGGAGAGCTTATTCATGAAGCTGCAATAGCACTACAGTATGATGCATCAAGTGAGGACATTGCACGTGTGTGCCATGCACATCCAACAATGAGCGAGGCTGTGAAAGAAGCCGCAATGGCCACTTATGACAAGCCCATTCACATCTAA
- the LOC100781949 gene encoding probable protein phosphatase 2C 13: MIVSQKVVAEAEIICQQNIPMLDVKYHICVAQEHNVKVEVSPKSSSPSLPIFGQAVSCSEIIKDSILEAPAMNLVPNVRSGSYAEMGPRVSMDDEHICIDDLGAQLGFVFKCPIPSAFYAVFDGHGGPDAAAFVKRNAMRLFFEDADMLQSYDADAFFLQKLEDSHRRAFLRADLALADEQTVSSSCGTTALTALVLGRHLLVANAGDCRAVLCRRGVAVEMSNDHRPSYLPEQRRVEELGGFIDDGYLNGYLSVTRALGDWDLKFPLGAASPLTAEPDVRLVTLTEDDEFLIIGCDGIWDVMSSQVAVSLVRRGLRRHDDPQQCARELVKEALRLNTSDNLTVIVVYLSPIESIVESCPPQRRRFKTCSLSEEARNRLKSLIEGN; encoded by the exons ATGATCGTGAGCCAGAAGGTGGTAGCGGAAGCGGAAATTATCTGTCAGCAGAACATTCCGATGTTGGACGTGAAGTATCATATTTGCGTGGCGCAAGAACACAACGTGAAGGTTGAGGTTTCTCCCAAATCATCTTCACCTTCTCTTCCGATCTTTGGCCAA GCAGTGAGTTGCTCCGAGATCATTAAAGATTCCATTTTGGAGGCCCCTGCGATGAATCTTGTCCCAAATGTGCGTTCTGGTAGCTATGCTGAGATGGGACCGCGGGTTTCTATGGATGACGAACACATCTGTATTGATGACCTAGGTGCTCAACTTGGATTTGTGTTCAAGTGCCCGATACCGAGTGCATTTTATGCAGTTTTTGATGGTCATGGAGGGCCTGATGCAGCTGCTTTTGTTAAGAGGAATGCTATGCGATTGTTTTTTGAAGATGCAGACATGCTGCAGTCATATGATGCTGATGCGTTTTTTCTACAGAAGTTGGAGGATTCCCATCGGAGAGCTTTTCTACGGGCAGATCTTGCCTTGGCTGATGAACAAACTGTTAGTAGTTCTTGTGGGACTACTGCATTGACTGCCCTTGTGCTTGGAAGACATTTGCTTGTTGCTAATGCTGGTGACTGTCGAGCAGTTCTTTGCCGGAGAGGTGTGGCTGTTGAGATGTCTAACGATCACAGGCCAAGTTATCTACCTGAGCAGAGGAGGGTGGAAGAGTTAGGTGGGTTCATTGATGATGGATATCTCAATGGCTATCTTTCAGTAACTCGAGCCCTTGGGGATTGGGACTTGAAATTTCCACTTGGTGCTGCATCCCCTCTTACTGCGGAGCCGGATGTACGGCTGGTTACATTGACTGAGGATGACGAGTTCTTGATCATTGGATGTGATGGGATTTGGGATGTAATGTCTAGCCAAGTTGCAGTTAGTCTTGTTCGTCGAGGATTAAGAAGGCATGATGACCCACAGCAATGTGCCAGAGAGCTAGTCAAGGAAGCATTGCGCCTAAATACATCAGATAATCTCACTGTGATTGTCGTATACTTGTCGCCCATTGAAAGCATTGTTGAATCATGTCCACCCCAAAGGCGAAGATTCAAAACTTGCAGTCTGTCTGAAGAAGCCCGTAATAGGTTGAAGAGCTTAATTGAGGGAAATTGA